A single window of Persephonella sp. DNA harbors:
- the cmk gene encoding (d)CMP kinase, with protein MIITIDGPAGSGKSTIAKMLAKELGFTYIDTGAMYRAVALMVKREGIDPDNANAVVELMKKIQIDLKPAENGVQVFLNGEDVSREIRTEEIGKIASKIARHSEVRKILVQMQRELGLRAKNVVIEGRDTGTVIFPDADIKFFFTASPEVRAERRYKELKEKGLNISYEEILKEIKERDHLDETRKDSPLRPAEDAIIIDTTDKSLSDVFQNVLKIIKDRLKNSG; from the coding sequence ATGATAATCACAATTGATGGTCCTGCAGGTTCAGGGAAATCAACAATTGCTAAGATGCTGGCAAAAGAGCTTGGATTTACCTATATAGATACAGGGGCTATGTATAGGGCAGTTGCCCTTATGGTAAAAAGAGAAGGAATAGATCCTGATAATGCCAATGCTGTTGTTGAGCTTATGAAAAAAATTCAGATAGATCTTAAGCCTGCAGAAAATGGGGTGCAGGTTTTCCTTAATGGTGAAGATGTATCAAGAGAAATTAGAACAGAAGAGATAGGGAAAATAGCCTCAAAAATAGCAAGACACTCAGAAGTCAGAAAAATACTGGTTCAGATGCAAAGAGAGTTAGGGCTAAGAGCAAAAAATGTAGTGATAGAAGGTAGAGATACAGGAACGGTCATATTTCCTGATGCAGATATCAAGTTCTTTTTTACAGCCTCACCTGAAGTTAGAGCAGAAAGAAGATACAAGGAACTAAAGGAAAAAGGATTAAATATAAGCTATGAGGAAATCTTAAAAGAAATAAAAGAAAGAGACCATTTAGATGAAACCAGAAAAGATAGTCCCCTCAGACCTGCTGAAGATGCAATTATAATTGATACCACTGATAAATCTTTGTCTGATGTTTTTCAAAATGTTTTGAAAATTATTAAAGATAGATTAAAAAATTCAGGTTAA
- the ilvD gene encoding dihydroxy-acid dehydratase, which translates to MRSDIVKKGFERAPHRSLLRACGLTEEDFNKPFIGVANSYIDIIPGHVHLREFAQIVKDAIREAGGVPFEFNVIGVDDGIAMGHSGMHYSLPSREIIADAIETVVEAHKLDALVCIPNCDKIVPGMMMAAARLNIPVIFVSGGPMAAGHLPDGRPIDLATAFEAVGAVAQGQMTEAELKVIEENACPSCGSCSGMFTANSMNCLAEALGVALPGNGSILAIDPRRQELARQAGRQIIELVKADLKFRDIVNEQTIENAFTLDIAMGGSSNTVLHLLAIAYEAGIEFPLEKIDEISRRTPTLCKLAPASQYHMEDLDRAGGISAILKELSKKGLLHLDRPTVSLKTLGEVIEDAEIKDPNVIRPITNPYSETGGLAILFGNIAPDGSVVKAAAVDPSMQVFKGTAVCFDSEEEAISGIFGGKVQEGNVVVIRYEGPKGSPGMREMLSPTSAIMGMGLGDKVSLITDGRFSGATRGACIGHISPEAAAGGPIGIIQDGDEILIDIPNRKLELLISEEEFEKRMKEFKPKQKEIKSRWLRRYAKHVASANKGAILEDECF; encoded by the coding sequence ATGAGAAGTGATATTGTTAAAAAAGGCTTTGAAAGAGCGCCACACAGAAGTTTATTAAGAGCCTGTGGCCTTACAGAAGAAGACTTTAACAAGCCTTTTATCGGGGTCGCAAACTCCTATATAGATATTATTCCCGGACATGTTCATCTAAGGGAATTTGCACAGATTGTTAAAGATGCAATAAGAGAAGCCGGTGGTGTCCCATTTGAATTTAATGTGATTGGTGTTGACGATGGTATTGCAATGGGACACTCAGGAATGCATTATTCCTTGCCAAGTAGAGAAATCATAGCTGACGCAATAGAAACTGTTGTAGAAGCACATAAACTTGATGCACTGGTATGTATACCAAACTGTGATAAGATTGTCCCTGGTATGATGATGGCTGCTGCCAGATTAAACATTCCGGTAATATTTGTTAGCGGTGGTCCTATGGCAGCAGGTCATTTGCCGGATGGTAGGCCAATAGACCTTGCAACTGCCTTTGAAGCTGTCGGTGCCGTAGCTCAGGGACAGATGACAGAAGCAGAACTTAAAGTTATAGAAGAAAATGCCTGTCCTTCATGTGGTTCCTGCTCCGGTATGTTTACGGCAAACTCTATGAATTGCCTGGCAGAAGCTCTTGGAGTAGCACTTCCAGGGAACGGTTCAATCCTTGCAATTGACCCGAGAAGACAAGAACTTGCCAGACAGGCAGGAAGACAGATTATTGAACTTGTTAAAGCAGACCTTAAGTTCAGGGATATAGTAAATGAACAAACAATAGAAAATGCTTTTACCCTTGATATAGCAATGGGCGGTTCTTCAAACACAGTCCTACACCTTCTTGCGATAGCTTATGAAGCAGGAATTGAGTTCCCACTGGAAAAAATAGATGAAATATCAAGAAGAACGCCAACACTATGTAAACTTGCACCTGCAAGCCAGTATCATATGGAGGATTTAGACAGAGCAGGTGGTATATCGGCGATTTTAAAAGAATTATCCAAAAAAGGATTATTACATCTTGACAGACCTACCGTAAGTTTAAAAACACTTGGAGAAGTTATTGAAGATGCTGAAATAAAAGACCCTAATGTAATAAGACCAATAACAAACCCTTACAGTGAAACAGGTGGTCTTGCAATACTGTTTGGTAATATTGCCCCAGATGGAAGCGTTGTAAAAGCTGCTGCTGTGGACCCATCGATGCAAGTCTTCAAAGGCACAGCAGTATGTTTTGACAGTGAAGAAGAAGCTATTTCAGGAATATTTGGTGGAAAAGTCCAAGAAGGCAATGTTGTTGTAATTAGATATGAAGGTCCAAAAGGTAGCCCAGGAATGAGGGAAATGCTTTCCCCAACCTCAGCAATAATGGGTATGGGGCTTGGAGATAAAGTTTCCCTCATCACAGATGGAAGATTTTCAGGAGCTACAAGAGGAGCTTGTATAGGACATATTTCTCCTGAAGCTGCAGCAGGAGGACCGATAGGGATAATTCAGGATGGAGATGAAATTTTAATTGATATACCAAACAGAAAACTGGAGTTGTTAATTTCCGAAGAAGAGTTTGAAAAAAGGATGAAAGAATTTAAACCAAAACAAAAAGAAATCAAAAGCAGATGGCTCAGAAGATATGCAAAACATGTGGCATCTGCCAATAAAGGTGCAATATTAGAGGATGAATGTTTTTGA
- the ahcY gene encoding adenosylhomocysteinase encodes MEYHVKDLSLADKGKLRIEWAEKDMPVLRQIRERFEKEKPLKGITIAACLHVTTETANLMITLKAGGADVYLTASNPLSTQDDVAAALVKYFDIPTFAIHGEDTETYYQHIKEVLDRKPNITMDDGGDLISTLHKERQELIPNIYGGTEETTTGVIRFKAMEKDGVLKFPVIAVNDAYTKHLFDNRYGTGQSTIDGILRATNRLLAGSVFVVAGYGWCGRGVAMRAAGMGAEVIVTEVDPLKALEARMDGYRVMPMKEAAKIADFIVTVTGNINVVDKEHFEVMKDGCIVANSGHFDVEINLKVLREMAVSQRDIRENVREYQLPDGRKIYVLAEGRLVNLAAAEGHPAAVMDMSFANQALSAEYLVKNHQKLQPKVYKVPDELDFEVARLKLNAMGIKIDQLTDEQKKYLSSWEHGT; translated from the coding sequence ATGGAATATCATGTAAAGGATTTATCCCTTGCAGACAAAGGAAAACTTAGAATTGAATGGGCAGAAAAAGATATGCCTGTCCTGAGACAAATCAGAGAAAGATTTGAAAAAGAAAAACCTTTAAAAGGTATTACAATAGCTGCATGCCTTCATGTCACCACAGAAACAGCAAATCTAATGATAACCCTGAAAGCAGGCGGAGCAGATGTTTATCTAACGGCTTCAAATCCATTATCTACTCAGGATGATGTAGCAGCTGCACTGGTTAAATATTTTGATATTCCAACATTTGCAATTCATGGGGAAGATACAGAAACCTACTATCAACATATAAAAGAGGTTTTAGATAGAAAACCAAATATAACAATGGATGATGGCGGAGATTTAATATCAACGCTCCACAAAGAAAGACAGGAACTTATCCCAAACATATACGGTGGAACAGAAGAAACAACCACCGGAGTAATTAGATTTAAAGCTATGGAAAAGGATGGAGTTCTAAAATTTCCTGTAATAGCTGTGAATGATGCTTATACAAAACATCTTTTTGATAACAGATATGGAACAGGACAATCAACAATAGATGGAATACTCAGGGCAACAAACAGACTCCTTGCAGGCTCTGTGTTTGTAGTAGCCGGTTATGGCTGGTGTGGTAGAGGAGTAGCAATGAGAGCTGCAGGTATGGGGGCAGAGGTAATTGTTACTGAGGTAGACCCATTAAAAGCCCTTGAAGCCAGAATGGATGGATATAGGGTTATGCCTATGAAAGAAGCAGCAAAAATAGCTGATTTTATTGTTACGGTAACAGGAAATATTAATGTTGTTGATAAAGAACATTTTGAAGTTATGAAAGATGGTTGTATAGTTGCGAACTCGGGACACTTTGATGTTGAGATAAACCTAAAAGTTCTCAGGGAAATGGCAGTTTCTCAAAGAGATATAAGGGAAAATGTAAGGGAATATCAGCTTCCAGATGGTAGAAAAATATATGTTCTTGCAGAAGGAAGACTGGTAAACCTTGCAGCAGCAGAAGGACATCCAGCCGCAGTTATGGATATGTCCTTTGCAAATCAGGCATTATCTGCCGAATACCTTGTCAAAAACCATCAAAAGCTACAACCTAAAGTATATAAAGTCCCTGATGAGCTTGACTTTGAAGTGGCCAGACTTAAACTAAATGCAATGGGAATAAAGATAGACCAGCTAACTGACGAACAAAAAAAATATCTATCAAGCTGGGAACACGGAACATAA
- the gatB gene encoding Asp-tRNA(Asn)/Glu-tRNA(Gln) amidotransferase subunit GatB: MGEFEPVIGLEVHVQMATQTKCFCSCKVEYGAEPNTNVCPVCLGMPGSLPVLNKRALEYAIKASLALNCKVHELSVFARKNYFYPDLPKGYQISQYDKPLATDGYIDIKVDGKTERIRIHRLHMEEDAGKTIHEGKYSYVDLNRAGTPLMEIVSEPDIRSAVGARLYLEKLRNIMRYIGVSDADMEKGQLRCDVNISLRPKGEEKFGTKVEIKNINSFRFVQKAIEYEIERQAKILKKGGEIVQETRLFDEKTGKTFTMRTKEEAHDYRYFPDPDLIPVRITAAFINQIKESLPELPDEKEKRYVQELKLTEYDAEVLVADKDRAIFFEKAVEAYSKNPKAIANWIINELLGKLNEEGLDITESPVKPEHIAQIVELIDSGAISSKIAKEVFEEVFKTGKEPKQIVEEKGLKQVSDEGEIRKIVEEVLANHPAEVEKYKSGNTKLMGFFVGQVMKATKGKANPKIVNKILSQLLNG, from the coding sequence ATGGGAGAGTTTGAACCTGTAATTGGTCTTGAAGTCCACGTTCAGATGGCAACCCAGACCAAATGTTTTTGCTCCTGTAAAGTTGAGTATGGAGCTGAGCCTAACACAAACGTATGTCCGGTATGTTTAGGAATGCCCGGTAGCTTACCTGTTTTAAATAAAAGAGCCCTTGAGTATGCAATAAAAGCGTCCCTTGCTTTAAACTGCAAAGTTCATGAGCTTTCTGTATTTGCAAGGAAAAACTATTTCTACCCAGACCTGCCAAAAGGATACCAGATTTCCCAGTATGATAAACCACTTGCAACAGATGGATATATAGACATAAAAGTTGATGGAAAAACAGAAAGAATAAGAATTCATAGGCTCCACATGGAAGAAGATGCCGGAAAAACAATACATGAAGGGAAATACTCTTACGTAGATTTAAACAGGGCTGGAACACCTCTTATGGAAATTGTTTCTGAGCCTGATATCCGTTCTGCTGTAGGAGCAAGACTTTATCTTGAAAAATTGAGAAACATAATGAGATATATTGGCGTATCTGATGCAGATATGGAAAAGGGGCAGCTTAGATGTGATGTAAATATTTCTCTCAGGCCTAAAGGTGAAGAAAAATTTGGAACAAAGGTTGAGATTAAAAATATAAACTCCTTTAGATTTGTTCAGAAAGCTATTGAGTATGAGATAGAAAGACAGGCAAAAATCTTGAAAAAAGGCGGTGAAATAGTTCAGGAAACAAGACTTTTTGATGAAAAAACAGGCAAAACATTCACAATGAGAACAAAAGAAGAAGCCCATGACTACAGATACTTTCCTGACCCAGACCTTATACCTGTAAGAATAACAGCAGCTTTTATAAATCAGATTAAAGAAAGCCTTCCGGAACTACCGGATGAAAAAGAAAAAAGATATGTTCAGGAGCTTAAGCTGACTGAATATGATGCAGAGGTTCTGGTCGCAGATAAAGACAGAGCGATTTTCTTTGAAAAAGCAGTTGAAGCCTATTCAAAAAATCCAAAGGCGATAGCAAACTGGATTATCAATGAGCTTTTAGGAAAGCTAAATGAGGAAGGACTTGATATAACAGAAAGTCCTGTAAAGCCAGAGCATATAGCCCAGATTGTTGAACTTATAGACAGCGGAGCAATATCATCTAAGATTGCAAAAGAAGTTTTTGAAGAAGTATTCAAAACAGGCAAAGAACCAAAACAGATTGTTGAGGAAAAAGGACTTAAACAGGTATCTGATGAAGGAGAAATAAGAAAAATTGTTGAGGAAGTGCTTGCAAATCACCCTGCAGAAGTTGAGAAATATAAATCCGGAAATACAAAGCTTATGGGATTTTTCGTTGGACAGGTAATGAAAGCAACAAAAGGTAAAGCAAATCCAAAAATTGTAAATAAAATACTATCCCAGCTGTTAAATGGATAA
- a CDS encoding HAD-IA family hydrolase encodes MIVIFDVDGVLIDVTKSYHYSIYDTVKYFAEEKPREELLDIKFSFNINNDWDASIAGILYAKSGLSLSQFKKEFAPFSQSLDDMFRYAQEKGIELPDYKELVQVFEDFYHQHREREETIFPHDVLERVRKKADILGVITGRPFSDLDYSFKKFDLYKYFDYIITEDDIPQPELRKPSSYPLKLFFEKVEFDNPVFYIGDTKADKKMVESFNKEENKNVRFILYQNEHNKDLEAEYKIKAPDEICEILNSYDYAQE; translated from the coding sequence GTGATAGTAATATTTGACGTTGATGGTGTTTTGATAGATGTTACAAAATCTTACCATTACTCAATTTATGACACTGTTAAATATTTTGCAGAGGAAAAACCAAGGGAAGAACTACTTGATATAAAGTTTTCATTTAATATAAACAACGACTGGGATGCCTCAATAGCAGGAATACTTTATGCAAAATCAGGATTATCCCTTTCCCAGTTCAAAAAAGAGTTTGCCCCATTTAGCCAGTCCCTTGATGATATGTTCAGATACGCACAGGAAAAAGGAATTGAGCTGCCTGATTATAAAGAGCTTGTTCAGGTATTTGAGGATTTTTATCACCAGCATAGAGAAAGGGAGGAGACGATTTTCCCCCATGATGTTTTAGAAAGGGTCAGAAAAAAAGCAGATATATTAGGAGTTATCACCGGAAGACCATTTTCAGACCTTGACTATTCCTTCAAAAAATTTGACCTGTATAAATATTTTGATTACATAATCACAGAAGATGATATTCCCCAGCCGGAGCTAAGAAAACCATCCTCTTATCCTTTGAAACTATTTTTTGAAAAAGTTGAGTTTGATAATCCTGTTTTTTATATAGGGGACACAAAGGCTGACAAAAAAATGGTAGAAAGCTTCAACAAGGAAGAAAACAAAAATGTCAGATTTATCCTTTACCAAAATGAACATAATAAAGATTTAGAGGCAGAATACAAAATAAAAGCTCCAGACGAAATATGTGAAATACTAAACAGCTATGATTATGCGCAGGAGTGA
- a CDS encoding methyltransferase domain-containing protein — protein sequence MKSLIKFSFSRFSEIYDKEAVLQKEAAKILIDFAQIEDGKGLDLGCGTGFLYRFSNWQDLTGIDIALDMLKFYKKFNNSCLQADMEYLPFKKNTFDFVVSNFSIHWADLKKTIKEVQRVLKPKGDFIFNIPVQGSLEAVEQMLGNTQFDFLCVPEILKTLKENNFGIENFFIKNLEMEFQDGYYLLMHLHKTGVAINTKSQSLGEKRKIVQKFKSYQKPVKLNYKLLFVKAYTT from the coding sequence TTGAAAAGCCTTATAAAGTTTTCATTTTCCAGATTTTCTGAGATTTACGATAAGGAGGCTGTTCTGCAAAAGGAAGCAGCCAAAATTTTGATAGACTTTGCACAAATAGAAGACGGAAAAGGTTTAGACCTTGGATGCGGCACAGGATTTTTATACAGATTTTCAAACTGGCAGGATTTGACGGGCATAGATATAGCCCTTGATATGCTAAAGTTTTATAAAAAATTCAATAATAGCTGTCTTCAGGCAGACATGGAATATCTCCCTTTCAAAAAAAACACCTTTGATTTCGTTGTTTCTAACTTCTCAATCCACTGGGCAGACCTGAAAAAAACCATAAAGGAAGTCCAGAGAGTCTTAAAACCAAAAGGAGATTTTATTTTTAATATTCCAGTGCAGGGAAGCCTTGAAGCAGTAGAACAAATGCTGGGGAATACCCAGTTTGATTTTTTATGTGTTCCTGAAATTCTAAAAACCCTAAAAGAAAATAATTTTGGAATAGAGAATTTCTTCATAAAAAATTTAGAAATGGAATTTCAGGACGGATACTATCTGCTTATGCATCTACACAAAACAGGGGTTGCCATTAACACAAAAAGCCAATCTTTAGGGGAGAAAAGAAAAATAGTTCAAAAATTCAAATCTTATCAAAAACCTGTAAAACTCAACTACAAACTACTCTTTGTAAAGGCATACACTACTTAA
- a CDS encoding nucleotidyltransferase domain-containing protein, giving the protein MNVKPEIKQQILDEIFKLLDKDKVCVILFGSSALDKGSRYSDIDIGLFYTEEIEDEIFLNLKENLNYWVDTARIIDLVDFQRVNLDFLEFALKGAIIWHAGKEFLENLLNQKRLLKS; this is encoded by the coding sequence ATGAATGTAAAACCTGAGATAAAACAGCAGATTTTAGATGAGATATTTAAACTTTTAGATAAGGATAAAGTATGTGTTATATTGTTCGGTTCTTCTGCTTTAGATAAAGGCTCCAGATATTCTGATATTGATATTGGACTTTTTTATACTGAAGAAATAGAAGATGAGATTTTTTTAAATCTGAAAGAAAATCTAAATTACTGGGTTGATACAGCACGGATTATAGATTTAGTTGATTTCCAGAGAGTTAATTTAGATTTTTTAGAGTTTGCCCTTAAAGGAGCTATTATATGGCATGCGGGGAAAGAGTTCTTAGAAAACTTACTCAATCAGAAAAGGCTTTTGAAAAGTTGA
- a CDS encoding cupin domain-containing protein, whose protein sequence is MPKIVFRDTGETIEGVEAVKEFLDKYGITYERWGVERLSPELRENYELTPEQQQEIIDAYKEELEKLKKEKGYITEDIVVLSEKTPNLDDLMAKFKREHHHVDDEVRFVVDGSGIFPVKIEGRVVDIHVGPGDLIVVPAGARHWFELDEQRKIKCIRVFKTPAGWEAIYNENEKATMND, encoded by the coding sequence ATGCCAAAAATAGTTTTTAGAGATACAGGAGAAACAATAGAAGGTGTAGAAGCTGTAAAAGAATTCCTTGACAAATACGGAATTACTTATGAAAGATGGGGAGTAGAAAGATTATCACCAGAGCTTAGAGAAAATTATGAACTAACACCTGAACAACAGCAGGAAATCATAGACGCTTACAAAGAAGAACTTGAGAAACTCAAAAAAGAAAAAGGATACATAACAGAGGATATAGTTGTCCTTTCTGAAAAAACCCCAAATCTTGATGATTTGATGGCAAAATTCAAAAGGGAACACCACCATGTTGATGATGAAGTCAGATTCGTTGTCGATGGAAGCGGAATATTTCCTGTAAAAATTGAGGGAAGAGTTGTTGATATTCACGTAGGCCCCGGGGATTTAATTGTTGTTCCTGCAGGTGCAAGACACTGGTTTGAACTTGATGAACAAAGAAAAATCAAATGTATTAGGGTGTTCAAAACACCGGCAGGATGGGAAGCAATATACAACGAAAATGAAAAAGCAACAATGAATGATTAG
- a CDS encoding nucleotidyltransferase substrate binding protein has translation MACGERVLRKLTQSEKAFEKLKEIESLADELEKEILYEVSAKRFEYTFESLWKTIKVFLEEEKGIGCNSPMDCFKQFYKTMNLDEQYEDKIPKTVRFRNEIVHIYDYETAEFIYHNLEDIVVPLFGEIIDKIRNYCQNKGG, from the coding sequence ATGGCATGCGGGGAAAGAGTTCTTAGAAAACTTACTCAATCAGAAAAGGCTTTTGAAAAGTTGAAAGAAATAGAATCTTTAGCAGACGAATTAGAAAAGGAAATTTTATATGAAGTTTCTGCAAAAAGATTTGAGTATACATTTGAAAGTTTATGGAAAACTATAAAAGTTTTTTTAGAAGAAGAAAAAGGAATTGGGTGTAATTCTCCAATGGATTGTTTTAAACAATTTTATAAAACCATGAATTTAGATGAACAATATGAAGATAAAATTCCTAAAACAGTAAGATTTAGAAATGAGATTGTGCATATTTATGATTATGAAACAGCTGAGTTTATATACCACAACCTTGAAGATATAGTGGTTCCTTTATTTGGGGAAATAATTGATAAAATAAGAAACTATTGTCAAAATAAAGGAGGATAA
- a CDS encoding enoyl-ACP reductase, translated as MGLLEGKKALILGVANNKSIAYGIAKAFHREGAILGFNYLNEKIEKRVRPIAEEFGAEIITKCDVSSDEDIKNLAETVREKWGTIDIIVHSIAYANKEFLKDYYYKVDRKSFLEAMDISVYSFTTIAREFMDMFNEGGNLLTLSYYGAEKVVYNYNVMGVAKAALEASVKYLARDLGKLKNIRVNAISAGPIKTLAASGISQFSEIQKIAAERAPLQRTVTIDEVGNAALFLCSDLASGITGEILYVDAGYNVIGM; from the coding sequence ATGGGATTATTAGAAGGGAAAAAAGCTCTCATTCTGGGAGTAGCAAACAACAAAAGTATCGCCTACGGAATTGCAAAGGCATTTCACAGGGAGGGGGCAATCTTAGGGTTTAATTATCTGAACGAAAAAATTGAAAAAAGGGTAAGACCTATAGCAGAAGAGTTTGGAGCTGAAATTATTACAAAATGTGATGTTTCCTCAGATGAAGATATCAAAAATCTTGCTGAAACCGTTAGAGAAAAATGGGGAACAATTGATATTATTGTCCACTCAATAGCCTATGCAAACAAAGAATTTTTAAAGGATTATTACTACAAAGTAGATAGAAAATCATTCCTTGAGGCTATGGATATAAGCGTTTACTCTTTTACTACAATTGCAAGGGAATTTATGGATATGTTTAATGAAGGGGGTAATCTCCTTACACTCTCCTATTATGGAGCAGAAAAAGTAGTTTATAACTACAATGTTATGGGTGTTGCAAAAGCAGCATTAGAAGCTTCTGTAAAGTATCTTGCAAGGGATTTAGGTAAATTAAAAAATATCAGGGTAAACGCTATTTCTGCAGGTCCAATTAAAACCTTAGCAGCCTCAGGAATTTCCCAATTTTCTGAAATACAAAAAATAGCAGCAGAAAGAGCTCCTCTCCAGAGAACTGTTACAATTGATGAGGTAGGAAATGCAGCACTTTTCCTGTGTAGCGACCTTGCTTCAGGTATAACAGGGGAAATTCTTTATGTGGATGCAGGATATAATGTAATTGGAATGTGA
- a CDS encoding DUF465 domain-containing protein — translation MTREEAIKILLETDEEFRKWHEEREELKWKIHKLEKHYPPDPELEAEEERLKRRKLYLKDLMEQRIKEFLEKNQ, via the coding sequence ATGACAAGGGAAGAAGCTATCAAAATCTTACTTGAAACTGATGAAGAGTTTAGAAAATGGCATGAAGAAAGAGAGGAATTAAAATGGAAAATTCATAAATTAGAAAAACATTATCCCCCTGACCCTGAACTTGAAGCAGAAGAAGAAAGACTTAAAAGAAGAAAACTTTATTTAAAAGACCTTATGGAACAAAGGATAAAAGAATTTTTAGAAAAAAATCAGTAG
- a CDS encoding ATP-binding protein: protein MDKIDSQLLNRVLSKIDKLIGSEDLKADFREADAFLFHNNSLTPIKNYSKIDINSLIGIDYQKEKLLKNTQKFVKGNPANHAVLWGERGTGKSSIVKAMLPIFANKGLKLIQVLKEDILNIFKLYNLIHENPEFRFIIFIDDLSFEEQEKDYKEFKTIIDGGIYEIPDNLLFYVTSNKKNLIPIKFSDRADEYSRTSDILEEKLSLIDRFGLRLGFYKFDKRTYLSIVEFYAEKFGINIEKEKLHKLAMEYATEAGSLSGRTALNFIKSL, encoded by the coding sequence ATGGATAAGATAGATAGTCAACTATTAAATAGAGTTTTATCAAAAATTGATAAACTAATTGGCTCAGAGGATTTAAAAGCAGATTTCAGGGAGGCGGATGCCTTCCTTTTTCATAACAACTCTTTAACTCCTATAAAAAACTACTCAAAAATAGATATAAACTCCCTTATTGGCATTGATTATCAGAAAGAAAAGCTTTTGAAAAATACACAAAAGTTTGTTAAAGGCAATCCCGCAAACCACGCAGTTTTATGGGGAGAAAGGGGAACAGGTAAGTCTTCCATTGTGAAGGCAATGCTTCCAATATTTGCAAACAAAGGTCTAAAACTAATACAGGTTCTAAAAGAAGATATCCTGAATATCTTTAAGCTTTATAATCTAATTCATGAAAATCCAGAATTTAGATTTATTATTTTCATAGATGACCTTTCTTTTGAAGAACAGGAAAAGGATTACAAAGAATTCAAAACAATAATAGACGGTGGAATATACGAAATTCCTGATAATCTGCTTTTTTATGTAACATCTAACAAGAAGAACCTTATTCCTATTAAATTTTCTGACAGAGCTGATGAGTATTCCAGAACATCGGATATCCTTGAAGAAAAGCTATCCCTAATTGATAGATTTGGTCTAAGACTTGGGTTTTACAAGTTTGATAAAAGAACATATCTAAGTATTGTTGAGTTTTATGCTGAAAAGTTTGGGATTAATATTGAAAAAGAAAAACTACATAAACTTGCAATGGAATATGCCACTGAGGCAGGAAGCCTCAGCGGTAGAACGGCACTTAATTTTATAAAAAGTCTTTAA
- a CDS encoding methylthioribulose 1-phosphate dehydratase, whose product MPYRLYQEEKQKAVNILNDIKVKLYNKGWFPATSGNLSYKLHDDPLYFAITSSGKDKGTVTHEDVIFVDKDAKPIEKTRLKPSAETKIHSQIYQKTDAGCVIHIHTVNNNFVSQVYFEDRFVPLKDMEMIKALDIWKEDAFVKVPIIENWFDLDKLAEEAGKAINPEVPGLLIRNHGIYAWGRNEFEAKRHIEAFEFMFEYMKDMMLFTGKKF is encoded by the coding sequence ATGCCTTACAGACTTTATCAAGAAGAAAAGCAGAAAGCTGTAAATATTCTTAATGATATAAAAGTAAAGCTTTATAACAAAGGCTGGTTTCCTGCAACAAGCGGAAATCTTTCTTATAAACTCCATGATGACCCTCTTTATTTTGCGATAACCAGCAGTGGAAAGGATAAAGGCACTGTTACCCATGAAGATGTTATTTTTGTGGACAAAGATGCAAAACCTATAGAAAAAACAAGACTAAAACCATCAGCAGAAACAAAAATCCACTCCCAGATATACCAGAAAACAGACGCAGGCTGCGTTATTCATATTCATACGGTAAATAACAATTTTGTGTCTCAGGTCTATTTTGAGGATAGATTTGTTCCACTAAAAGATATGGAAATGATAAAAGCACTGGATATCTGGAAAGAAGATGCCTTTGTTAAAGTTCCTATAATAGAAAACTGGTTTGATTTAGACAAACTGGCAGAAGAAGCAGGCAAAGCAATCAATCCGGAAGTTCCCGGATTACTAATTAGAAATCATGGAATTTATGCATGGGGTAGAAATGAGTTTGAGGCAAAAAGACATATAGAAGCATTTGAATTTATGTTTGAATACATGAAAGATATGATGCTTTTTACCGGTAAAAAATTTTAG